One segment of Babesia bigemina genome assembly Bbig001, chromosome : II DNA contains the following:
- a CDS encoding Ufm1-conjugating enzyme 1, putative — protein MSDDGSAGAGVRSAAESTHSPSTDGIPLCVTKAGPVDGAAAWENRLNEEFAALIHYVEENKANDTEWFQIDCDDQGTKWFGECWHVHKMKTYRFRLEINIPAAYPNAPPDIVLPDLDGKTAKMYRGGSICLDAHFAPLWQRNSPKYGIAHALALGLAPWLASEVPQLIASNVLAP, from the exons ATGTCTGACGACGGGAGCGCTGGCGCGGGCGTCCGCTCGGCGGCGGAGTCAACGCACTCCCCCTCGACGGACGGGATTCCGCTGTGCGTGACCAAGGCCGGCCCCGTGgacggcgccgccgcctgGGAGAACCGGCTGAACGAGGAGTTCGCGGCGCTGATACACTACGTCGAGGAGAACAAGGCGAACGACACCGAGTGGTTCCAAATCGACTGCGACGACCAGGGCACCAA GTGGTTCGGCGAATGCTGGCACGTGCACAAGATGAAGACGTATCGCTTCCGCCTGGAAATAAAC ATCCCTGCTGCCTACCCCAACGCACCGCCGGATATCGTGCTTCCAGACCTCGACGGCAAGACCGCGAAGATGTACCGTGGCGGCAGCATATGCCTGGATGCCCACTTCGCGCCTCTGTGGCAGCGCAACTCCCCCAAGTACGGCATCGCCCACGCCCTCGCCCTAGGG CTCGCCCCCTGGCTCGCCAGCGAGGTCCCGCAACTAATTGCTTCAAATGTGCTAGCGCCGTAG